The DNA region TTTAATTTCTTAAAGGTCCTATAAACTTATATTTTAGAACTTTTACCAATTGTCTCTCTTATTCttctgattttatatttttgtaagtaTTATAACTCCTTCCTTCAACTATAGTTGGAGCTGCCCAGAtcaaatattatcatatttttaatatttgtgatttttattattttatagatatttaattttccgatttgttttatttcaaaaaaaaatatggatatccattttggatatccgaaaattaatggatatttacaatatttacagatattttatctattttgtttaaaacatataaatttacaaaacattatacaattttttttttttaaaaaacaatacataatataaaagataatcttaaaaattataGACATGTACTTTTTTTAATCAACAAGTGGGACTCTTTCTATTGCTTTTCCGTTcaattatttgttttgtaatgGGTATATTTCAATGAAGTCATTTACCATGGCTCTAGTTAAGGGTGAGCTGCCCAGAtcaaatattatcatatttttagtatttgtaattttttcctatagatatctgatttttctatttgttttacATCAAACTCTTACACAGTATCACAAACGAAATTGTTACATATAGATGTGTAAGCAAACTCTTGCAAGTACCACAGACTAAATTATCAATGAATATTAATCTTTCACATAGTCTATAAAACAACAATCAAGCCACATTTAGATTAGTGAATAGCTTATAGATATACGTAGAATAccagtgaaaaaaaaacagaatcacCCAAATTGATTTAAAGGCCAACCAAAAAAGCTAGATACATCACAATTCACATCACACCCAATCACAACCCCACTTGATTATAAAGTCATCTTAAAAAGAATCGAGCTATACCCAGTCGATGTAGGTTTGATATCGAGTGAATGTGATGATGCATTTTTGAATAGAACAtggaaaaatcacctagtatttctatatattaccaacattagttatttatatatgcatttaaaatatctatGAAGTAaagatagaataattttatacttCTGAATGAAAAATTTTAGTCATTTTTTAGATTCTTTTGGTGCaacaaaacatattaatattatttttaacttcTAGAGAGAACACCAAAACGACACTAGTCCCGTCGTTTTTCCGTGTTGTTCCGCGCCTCACCCACCACCCACCCGTTCACCTGAGCCGCGACGAGTACGAAGATAGAGGCGAATCTGTAAGGAGGAGGGATTAGGGTTTTATACGATCTCAGAAGAATGGCACAAGACTCTGAGAAGAGATTCCACCAGATCATGGACAAGCTCTTCACCCCATCCAAATCTCCGCttccttcctcctcctcctcctccactaGGTCAGTCACTATTAGATCTCCATCTCTACCTTCGCTTAGATCGATTCAGACTCCTTACAATCGTCAATCCGATTCCAATTTTAGATTGCATTAGTAGCTTAATCGAAGCTGTAATCTAGTTTGATATTCATTGTTGTTGTTTCTGTAGCTCACTTGTAGAGCAACAATCAAGAGGCAAGAAGCGTCCAAATCCTTCATCTGCGTTAGCACTTGTTGAGCCAAAGACTATATTAGCCACCGTTGATAGGTCTTTGAAAGCTCCGGCATCGCAGTCTGGTCTTTGCAGGCCGTGGGATAGAGGAGACCTTATGAGGAGGCTTGCTTCTTTCAAGTCCATGACTTGGTTTGCCAAACCCCAGGTCTGCCTGCCTCTTTATTATGACCTTTAATTGCTATATGGAATACTTAGCTGATTCTTGTTCTGTACCTGTGTGGTAGGTTATTAGCGCTTTGAATTGTGCGAGGAGAGGGTGGGTGAATGATGACACTGATACTATCTCTTGTGAATCTTGTGGAGCTCATCTTTACTTTTCAGCCCCGGCTTCTTGGTCTAAGCAACAAGGTATGTTCTTTTGTATGTGTTGTagaatcatctttgtgtgtgtgtgtgtgtgtatagtTAACAAGTTGGGATATCGTTCTCTGTTGGTTTCTTACAGTGGAGAAAGCTGCTTTGGTCTTCAGCTTAAAGTTGGATAATGGGCACAAACTGCTTTGTCCATGGATAGAGAATTCATGCGAAGAAACGCTTTCTGAGTTTCCTTCAATGACACCGCAGGATTTAGTAGAAAGGCATGAAGAACGTTCTGAAGCTTTGCTTCAGCTTTTAGCCCTGCCTGTTATTTCACCATCAGCCATTGACTACATGAAGAGCTCTGACCTGGAGGGATTTCTCAAACGACCTATTGCACCTGCATCTGGCGACACAACAGCCCAATGTTCTCAAACAGAATCCCTTATCAATCATGTTGGAGCGACTCCAGCTCAACTTTTCTACCAGGTTTGATCTACACTCAGGGAATCTCAGTTATTTCTAGCTAACGTAAAACGCTTATGCAGTATTATGATTGTTTTGGCCTTTGGTATAACACTTATGCAATCTTATAATTGTTCTGCAACTTTTCTACCAAGTTTGTTGTGCTTTCAAGATACTTATAATTCTGGTAGAATAGGGTGATCCTTAATCTATTGTACCTCTTTCATTATTGTTCTCTTCGGCCTTCATTCTTCCCAATTCATTTTATTTCGTCTCATATAATATAGTTAGCTAAGCAAGTACGGTTATTTAATGATCACTTATTGAGTCATGTTGTATCTTTTTTAGTCGTAGCTAATAAGTACTGTTGCATTCATGTTTGCAGGCACAAAAGATTATCAGTTTATGTGGATGGGAACCGAGGGCACTTCCCTATATTGTGGACTGCAAAGATAGATCCGGAGAGGCTGCTAAGGGTACAGATACCATTGATTTGCTTCCAGAAACTGCTACCCGCGAGCTCCTAAGTTCCTCCAATTCAACTTCGAATCCAAATGGAGTATCAGAGAATAGTGAAAACCCAGTGGTTCCTAACACACTAAACTCTGATCCCAGTTCTGTTGTACTGGACTGTAAGCTCTGTGGAGCCTGTGTTGGGCTCTGGGTTTTCTCAACTGTTCCGAGACCACTGGAATTGTGTAGAGTCACTGGTGATACAGAAGTTAACACAGAGAAAAACTCCAGGGATGGTACTCTTCAAAGACAAACTTCAAGCTTACAGTTTACCATAGCAGGGGGACCCCCAGCAACAAAGCAAAACTTCAAAGCAACCATATCGCTGCCTATTGTCGGCAGGAACTTGAGGTCGAGGTTTGCTTCTTACTCTAGAGATCGTGATCTCGGGACTGACAATTCTATTCAGGATGAGCAGTGTAAAACACCAGAGAGAAATGGTGGTGGTGCAGAGAATAGCGATCAAGACATGATTGATGTAGGAGAGAAGGCTGATGCCAGAAACGCATCTGATTTAGAGAGTATTACTACACCACAGACCAAGGACAAACAACTGATGGTAGTaacttcaaatcttcctgaaaacaacaaacaaaaggATTCAACTGGAGGTAAATTGCTTAAGAGTAACAAATTTCTTAGATTATTACATATACTAATTGTTAACCAAACCAATGAACTATGGTCATAGCTAATTGTATGAAACCTCTCATAAGTAGAATGCTTTAGGCTTGTAGCACTGTACTTGACACATCTTTCTTTGTGAAGATATAGGTAAATCAAACAAACAGATGGAGTTTGATCCAATCAAGCAGCATAGGCATTTCTGTCCCTGGATCTGGTCAACTGGTAGAAGAGGCCCTGGATGGAGACAGACTCTGTCCGCATTACAACGCCAGAAGGGATCTTGTCAGACTCCACCGTCACCCTCTTCCATTTTCAaggtaacatttttttttcaatttatttattcttagGCAAAGCAATTCGTATTTAGTGTAAGGATGCAAGCAAACGATTTAGTATTTACATACCAAGAATCAACTACGATATGTCTTTGATGATTCACTATGTGATGTTTTCAGGTAGATGATCCGTTAACATCTGTTCGGAACCTATTTAAGTCGCCGTCCCCGAAAAAAGCAAGACTGAACAGAGGATCTTCAAGCTGAGACACAGAGGAGTGTTCCTAAAAAAAATTTGAGCACTCTTGGTCTACACTGCATCCAGAAATTTAGAACTTTAAAAACTGCAACATTCATGTGTTCTGAGTTTTCTGTTGATTCGTCAAAAAAAAGTAGTATCTGTCGTTTAACCCATTTGAAATTGCTAGCTTGAAACCATATACACATGAGTTTGTGTCGGATTATTTTCTCAAAATAGACGTTATAGCCAATAGACGTAACTAAACTTCATCGTATCATTGTCTTGTTGGTGGTATCAGTTCTAGTTATAACATA from Raphanus sativus cultivar WK10039 chromosome 8, ASM80110v3, whole genome shotgun sequence includes:
- the LOC108818683 gene encoding uncharacterized protein LOC108818683, which codes for MAQDSEKRFHQIMDKLFTPSKSPLPSSSSSSTSSLVEQQSRGKKRPNPSSALALVEPKTILATVDRSLKAPASQSGLCRPWDRGDLMRRLASFKSMTWFAKPQVISALNCARRGWVNDDTDTISCESCGAHLYFSAPASWSKQQVEKAALVFSLKLDNGHKLLCPWIENSCEETLSEFPSMTPQDLVERHEERSEALLQLLALPVISPSAIDYMKSSDLEGFLKRPIAPASGDTTAQCSQTESLINHVGATPAQLFYQAQKIISLCGWEPRALPYIVDCKDRSGEAAKGTDTIDLLPETATRELLSSSNSTSNPNGVSENSENPVVPNTLNSDPSSVVLDCKLCGACVGLWVFSTVPRPLELCRVTGDTEVNTEKNSRDGTLQRQTSSLQFTIAGGPPATKQNFKATISLPIVGRNLRSRFASYSRDRDLGTDNSIQDEQCKTPERNGGGAENSDQDMIDVGEKADARNASDLESITTPQTKDKQLMVVTSNLPENNKQKDSTGDIGKSNKQMEFDPIKQHRHFCPWIWSTGRRGPGWRQTLSALQRQKGSCQTPPSPSSIFKVDDPLTSVRNLFKSPSPKKARLNRGSSS